In Ignavibacteriales bacterium, the following proteins share a genomic window:
- a CDS encoding 2-oxo acid dehydrogenase subunit E2: protein MKDFKLPELGENITTADVLKVLVSAGDKIKQDQVVLEIETDKATIEVPSDVTGIVKEVFVKQGDKAKVGQVIFTLEDVNSANEDKSEKQEQKDVKIESVKKTETENKPGSKTSVTAGLVKFKLPELGENILSADVLSVKVAVGDKLEKDQVVLEIETDKATVEVPSDIAGVVKEIHIKAGDKVKVGQDVLTIETAGSIIIEKANEVNPLSPINEEIKVQTETKAGTQKVYIEEKPSVDPSKIAPAAPTVRRFAREIGVDINKVIGSGPGGRISINDVKAFSQELNRQKEAKPEQKFYGGIITEQIPDFSKWGEIEKKEMGNIRRKTAEHLSFAWATIPHVTQFDKADITELEKLRKMYSKHVENAGGKLTVTAVLIKIITSALKTFPQFNSSIDIANNTVIYKKYFNIGVAVDTEFGLLVPVIKNADRKNIIELSVEMNLLAEKARNKKLSLEEMNGGTFTITNLGGIGGTYFTPIINSPEVAILGVSRGSLEQVYIDGKFEPRQMLPLSLSYDHRIIDGADAIRFLRWIIGAIQQPFLMALEG from the coding sequence ATGAAAGATTTTAAACTTCCCGAACTGGGAGAAAACATTACAACTGCAGATGTATTAAAAGTTCTTGTTTCTGCCGGAGATAAAATTAAGCAAGATCAGGTGGTTCTTGAAATCGAAACTGACAAAGCAACAATCGAAGTCCCTTCTGATGTTACCGGAATTGTAAAAGAGGTTTTTGTAAAGCAAGGCGACAAAGCAAAAGTCGGACAAGTGATTTTTACTTTGGAAGATGTTAATTCTGCAAATGAAGATAAGAGCGAAAAACAAGAACAGAAAGATGTTAAAATTGAGTCTGTTAAAAAAACAGAAACTGAAAATAAACCTGGATCTAAAACTTCAGTAACAGCGGGATTGGTAAAATTTAAGTTACCCGAGCTTGGTGAGAACATCTTGTCTGCTGATGTTCTATCAGTGAAAGTTGCGGTTGGTGATAAGCTGGAAAAAGACCAGGTTGTTTTGGAAATAGAAACTGATAAAGCAACTGTGGAAGTACCTTCTGATATTGCCGGAGTAGTAAAGGAAATTCATATTAAAGCAGGCGACAAAGTAAAAGTTGGACAAGATGTTCTAACTATTGAAACTGCTGGCTCAATAATTATAGAAAAAGCTAACGAGGTTAACCCACTTTCACCAATAAACGAAGAAATTAAAGTACAAACGGAAACCAAAGCAGGTACACAAAAAGTTTACATTGAAGAGAAACCATCAGTTGACCCAAGTAAAATAGCTCCTGCTGCCCCAACTGTAAGAAGGTTTGCTAGAGAGATTGGAGTTGATATAAATAAAGTTATTGGCTCCGGTCCTGGTGGAAGAATATCCATCAACGATGTTAAAGCTTTTTCACAAGAACTGAATAGACAAAAAGAAGCAAAACCGGAACAAAAATTTTATGGTGGTATTATAACTGAACAAATACCGGATTTTTCAAAATGGGGTGAGATTGAAAAGAAAGAAATGGGTAACATCCGGCGCAAAACTGCGGAACATTTAAGTTTTGCATGGGCAACAATTCCGCACGTTACACAATTTGATAAAGCAGATATAACCGAACTTGAGAAACTTCGAAAGATGTATTCCAAGCACGTGGAAAATGCAGGCGGCAAGCTAACGGTTACTGCCGTACTAATTAAAATAATTACTTCCGCACTTAAAACTTTCCCACAGTTTAACTCAAGTATAGACATAGCTAATAATACGGTCATCTATAAAAAGTATTTTAATATTGGAGTTGCGGTTGATACCGAATTCGGATTACTCGTTCCTGTTATAAAAAATGCCGACAGAAAAAATATTATCGAGCTTTCTGTGGAGATGAATCTACTCGCGGAAAAAGCAAGAAACAAGAAATTATCTTTAGAAGAAATGAATGGCGGAACATTTACAATTACAAACTTAGGCGGTATTGGTGGAACATATTTTACTCCAATAATTAATTCGCCTGAGGTTGCAATACTTGGCGTGTCGCGCGGCAGCTTAGAACAGGTTTACATTGATGGTAAATTTGAACCTCGCCAGATGCTTCCATTATCTTTATCATATGATCATAGAATAATAGATGGTGCAGATGCCATCCGATTTTTAAGATGGATTATCGGTGCGATACAGCAGCCATTCCTTATGGCATTGGAAGGTTGA
- the lpdA gene encoding dihydrolipoyl dehydrogenase, which yields MTLKTQLAIIGGGPGGYAAAFLAADLGMQVTLIELEKYPGGVCLYRGCIPSKALLHIAKLITEAAEAKKWGIEFGEPKIDLDKLRKFKESVVDKLTGGTGQLAKQHKINYLQGRAAFINSSKLSVELLAGGTEEIEFEKAIVATGSVPTKIPAFNLDSERVIDSTGALALKDIPKSMLVVGGGYIGLELGSVYSALGTQVTVVEMMPGLLPGADRDLVNILAKSLDRKMKSIMVNTRVIEMKEIDGGIKVKFDGEGVKEPEQVFEKVLVSVGRSPNAKGIGLENTKVEIDQRGFIKVNSQLQTADPNIYAIGDVVGNPMLAHKASHEGRVAAEVIAGNKVEFKPAAIPAVIFTDPEIAWCGLTETEAKEKNIEIKVARFPWQASGRATTLDRNDGVTKLIIDPKTERILGMAIAGVGAGEMISEGVLAIEMAALAKDVALSIHPHPTLSETIMESAEVFYGQSTHLFRPKRG from the coding sequence ATGACGTTAAAAACTCAATTAGCAATTATTGGTGGCGGACCAGGCGGGTATGCCGCAGCATTTCTGGCAGCAGACTTGGGAATGCAAGTAACATTAATTGAATTAGAAAAATATCCGGGTGGTGTTTGTCTTTACCGCGGATGCATACCCTCTAAAGCATTGCTTCATATTGCTAAATTAATTACAGAAGCAGCGGAAGCAAAAAAATGGGGAATCGAATTCGGTGAACCGAAAATTGACTTAGATAAACTTCGAAAGTTTAAAGAAAGTGTAGTTGATAAATTAACCGGCGGTACAGGACAATTAGCCAAGCAACATAAAATAAATTATCTCCAGGGAAGAGCTGCTTTTATTAATTCTTCCAAACTAAGCGTGGAGCTGCTTGCTGGCGGTACAGAAGAAATAGAATTTGAAAAAGCGATTGTTGCTACTGGGTCAGTTCCCACAAAAATACCGGCTTTTAATTTAGATTCTGAGCGGGTTATAGATTCAACCGGAGCGCTTGCGCTAAAAGATATTCCCAAATCGATGTTGGTTGTTGGAGGTGGTTACATTGGTTTAGAACTGGGGAGTGTTTATTCAGCATTGGGAACACAGGTTACAGTTGTTGAAATGATGCCGGGCTTACTGCCCGGAGCAGATAGGGATTTAGTGAACATATTAGCAAAATCACTTGACCGTAAGATGAAATCGATTATGGTTAATACGCGCGTAATTGAGATGAAGGAAATTGATGGCGGTATAAAAGTTAAATTTGATGGTGAAGGTGTTAAAGAACCGGAACAGGTATTCGAAAAAGTTCTGGTTTCTGTAGGGCGTTCGCCAAATGCAAAAGGAATTGGTTTAGAAAATACAAAAGTGGAAATTGATCAGCGTGGATTTATAAAAGTAAATTCACAGCTTCAAACCGCAGATCCAAATATTTATGCAATTGGTGATGTAGTTGGAAATCCTATGCTTGCACATAAAGCATCCCACGAAGGTAGAGTGGCAGCAGAAGTAATTGCAGGTAATAAAGTTGAATTCAAACCAGCCGCTATTCCTGCAGTTATCTTTACCGATCCAGAAATTGCATGGTGCGGATTAACTGAAACGGAAGCAAAAGAAAAAAACATAGAGATAAAAGTTGCCCGGTTTCCGTGGCAGGCTTCCGGCAGAGCAACTACCTTAGATAGAAATGATGGAGTTACAAAATTGATTATCGATCCTAAAACTGAAAGAATTTTAGGAATGGCAATAGCCGGAGTTGGAGCCGGAGAAATGATTTCCGAAGGAGTTCTTGCAATAGAGATGGCTGCATTAGCAAAAGATGTTGCACTTTCAATTCATCCTCATCCAACTTTATCAGAAACAATTATGGAATCTGCTGAAGTTTTTTATGGACAGAGCACACATCTTTTCAGACCCAAAAGAGGATAG
- a CDS encoding type II toxin-antitoxin system VapC family toxin: MKLVDSNIIIYSAKTEFAFIRELFKEEKIFASEISRLEVMGYPKITEEQILYFSAVFSLITIIPVNSFVIDEAIILRRKYNLSVGDAIISATASIKNLILITNNTKDFEKVKEIELNNPLLIG, translated from the coding sequence ATGAAACTTGTTGACAGCAATATTATTATTTATTCAGCAAAAACTGAATTTGCTTTTATACGAGAGTTATTTAAGGAAGAAAAAATATTTGCTTCAGAAATTTCTCGTCTTGAAGTTATGGGTTATCCGAAGATAACAGAAGAACAAATTTTGTATTTCAGCGCTGTATTTTCGCTAATTACTATAATCCCGGTTAATTCATTTGTAATTGATGAAGCCATTATATTAAGAAGAAAATATAATTTATCAGTTGGTGATGCAATTATTTCTGCAACCGCCTCAATTAAAAACCTTATTCTAATTACCAACAACACAAAGGATTTTGAAAAAGTAAAAGAAATTGAATTGAACAATCCATTGCTTATTGGTTAA
- the aceE gene encoding pyruvate dehydrogenase (acetyl-transferring), homodimeric type, whose product MCDNNFDRKELEKLETKEWRDSLDYVLYHNGPERVQQLLKELQIHAHKNGVEIPFTANTPYINTIAADKQPPFPGSREIERRIKSLIRWNAMAMVVRANRKSPGIGGHISTYASAATLYEIGFNHFFKGKDDQSGGDQIYFQGHASPGIYARAFLEGRISEEQLKNFRRELRPGGGLSSYPHPWLMPDFWQFPTVSMGLGPILSIYQARFNRYLEDRGLKQQGNGKVWAFLGDGETDEPETLGAISLASREKLDNLIFVINCNLQRLDGPVRGNGNIIQELEANFRGAGWNVIKIVWGGEWDPFLDKDNGGWLLKRMNEILDGESQKYIVENGDYIRNHFWGKYPELKEMVKHLSDEQIAKMKRGGHDPEKVYTAFQAAVEHKGQPTVILARTIKGYGLGEAGEGKNITHQQKKLNEDELRIFRTRFGIPISDDEVAEAPFYRPSKESAEIKYLMEKRKALGGFVPNRTVKAKPIKPLNDELFEEFYAGTEGREASTTMVFVRILAKLLRDKEIGNFVVPIVPDEARTFGMEALFRQVGIYSHVGQLYDPVDKESLLYYKEAIDGQILEEGINEAGSMSSFIAAGTAYATHGINTIPFFIYYSMFGFQRIGDLTWLAGDIRCKGFLVGGTAGRTTLAGEGLQHQDGNSHLLAYPIPNLMAYDPAFAYEIAVIIQDGIKRMYVDQEDIYYYLTVMNENYAMPPMPKEAKEGILKGLYLFKESKIKSKNDNLAKANLLGSGAIMNEVLKASEILEEKYNIAVDVWSVTSYKQLHTEAMETERWNMLHPEQEQKIPFIKQQLGKTEGVIVSASDYVQILADSLSKYLPKPIVTLGTFGFGLSEDRASLRDFFEVDAKHIVWATLVSLAKDKKVKPQTLKKAMIDLGINPDKLNPIKS is encoded by the coding sequence ATGTGTGATAATAATTTTGATCGAAAGGAACTTGAAAAGTTAGAAACCAAAGAATGGCGCGATTCGTTAGATTATGTCCTATACCATAACGGTCCGGAAAGAGTTCAGCAATTGCTGAAAGAACTTCAGATTCATGCACATAAGAACGGGGTTGAAATTCCATTTACTGCAAACACTCCGTACATCAATACAATTGCTGCAGATAAGCAACCGCCATTTCCGGGAAGCAGAGAAATTGAAAGAAGAATTAAAAGTTTAATCCGCTGGAATGCTATGGCAATGGTTGTTAGAGCAAATCGCAAATCGCCAGGAATTGGCGGACATATTTCCACTTATGCCTCTGCAGCAACTTTGTATGAGATTGGTTTTAATCATTTTTTTAAAGGGAAAGATGATCAAAGTGGTGGTGATCAAATTTATTTTCAGGGACATGCTTCACCCGGTATTTACGCCCGCGCTTTTCTTGAAGGAAGAATTTCTGAAGAACAATTGAAAAACTTCAGAAGAGAACTTCGCCCAGGTGGCGGTTTATCTTCTTATCCGCATCCATGGCTTATGCCTGACTTCTGGCAGTTTCCAACGGTGTCCATGGGCTTAGGACCAATTCTATCAATTTACCAGGCGCGTTTTAACCGTTATCTTGAAGACAGGGGATTAAAGCAGCAAGGCAATGGCAAAGTTTGGGCTTTCCTTGGCGATGGTGAAACAGATGAGCCCGAAACACTCGGTGCAATTTCACTTGCTTCAAGAGAAAAACTTGATAACCTGATATTTGTTATTAACTGTAATTTGCAGCGGCTGGATGGACCGGTACGTGGTAATGGAAATATCATCCAGGAACTTGAAGCAAATTTCCGTGGTGCGGGATGGAATGTAATTAAAATAGTCTGGGGTGGTGAGTGGGATCCATTCCTTGATAAAGATAACGGCGGCTGGTTGTTGAAAAGAATGAATGAAATTCTTGATGGTGAATCACAGAAATATATTGTGGAAAATGGTGATTATATTCGTAACCATTTCTGGGGTAAATATCCAGAGCTTAAAGAAATGGTAAAGCATCTTTCTGATGAACAGATTGCTAAAATGAAGCGAGGCGGACATGATCCCGAAAAAGTTTATACTGCGTTCCAGGCAGCAGTTGAACATAAAGGACAACCCACTGTTATTCTTGCCAGAACAATTAAAGGTTACGGACTCGGTGAAGCCGGTGAAGGAAAGAATATTACTCACCAACAAAAAAAGCTTAACGAAGACGAATTGAGAATTTTTAGAACAAGGTTTGGAATTCCAATTTCTGATGATGAAGTTGCTGAAGCCCCATTTTACAGACCATCTAAAGAAAGCGCTGAAATTAAATACTTAATGGAAAAGCGAAAAGCTCTTGGCGGATTTGTACCAAATCGAACTGTAAAAGCCAAACCGATCAAACCACTAAATGATGAATTGTTTGAAGAATTTTATGCTGGTACCGAAGGACGAGAAGCCTCTACAACGATGGTGTTTGTAAGAATTCTTGCAAAACTTCTTCGGGATAAGGAAATAGGTAATTTTGTTGTTCCTATTGTTCCAGATGAAGCACGCACATTTGGAATGGAAGCATTATTCCGACAGGTTGGAATTTATTCTCACGTTGGACAGTTATATGATCCGGTCGATAAAGAAAGTTTGCTTTATTATAAAGAGGCAATCGACGGACAAATTCTTGAAGAAGGAATTAATGAAGCGGGTTCAATGTCGTCATTCATTGCTGCAGGAACTGCTTACGCCACTCATGGAATAAACACAATTCCATTTTTTATTTACTATTCAATGTTTGGTTTCCAGCGGATCGGCGATCTTACCTGGTTAGCCGGAGATATTCGCTGCAAAGGATTTTTAGTTGGAGGAACTGCCGGCAGAACAACTTTAGCCGGCGAAGGTTTGCAGCATCAGGATGGAAACAGCCATCTGCTTGCTTATCCAATTCCAAACTTAATGGCTTATGATCCAGCATTTGCTTATGAAATTGCAGTGATTATACAGGATGGAATAAAAAGAATGTATGTCGATCAGGAAGATATTTATTATTACTTAACTGTGATGAATGAAAATTATGCAATGCCTCCAATGCCGAAAGAAGCCAAAGAGGGAATTCTGAAAGGACTGTATCTCTTTAAGGAGAGTAAGATTAAGAGCAAGAATGATAACCTGGCTAAAGCAAATCTTTTAGGTAGCGGTGCAATAATGAATGAAGTTTTAAAAGCTTCGGAGATTTTGGAAGAGAAATATAATATTGCGGTTGATGTCTGGAGCGTAACAAGCTATAAACAGCTTCATACAGAAGCGATGGAAACAGAAAGGTGGAATATGCTTCATCCGGAACAGGAGCAGAAAATTCCTTTTATTAAACAACAACTCGGCAAAACGGAGGGTGTAATTGTTTCTGCATCGGATTATGTTCAAATACTGGCAGATTCTCTTTCCAAATATTTACCTAAACCAATTGTAACACTCGGTACTTTTGGATTCGGGTTAAGCGAGGACAGGGCAAGTTTGCGAGACTTCTTTGAAGTAGATGCAAAGCATATTGTTTGGGCAACATTGGTTTCGCTGGCTAAGGATAAAAAAGTAAAGCCGCAAACTCTTAAAAAAGCAATGATTGATTTGGGAATAAATCCGGATAAACTAAATCCAATTAAATCATAG
- a CDS encoding PP2C family protein-serine/threonine phosphatase encodes MPEEGSNNNPRLVHTILDDFRRGDFQKSVKQDYSDLKDFYLHEERKNRLQNMNGFKRFFYSVGWLLKELFLKLTPTRRILLILGLIMVLANRPEKPNSFLELGALVLLFIIMLELKDKLIAKSELEAGRKVQDALKPQMKPDVPGWDAWLYTQSANDVGGDLVDFIKLEENRFGFALGDVAGKGLSAALLMAKLQATLRAVVSDFKSLSELAEKVNRIFHRDGLRNIFASLVYLEVKGNSSEVRFFNAGHFPPVIVKGNETIELSRGSAALGIMVNAHFTEQTLEIEKDNFLVIYSDGITEACNEYGAFYGNNRLNAILKNFSGLSAEQAGNRILTSVVRFVGNAKQHDDLSIIILKKIN; translated from the coding sequence ATGCCAGAAGAGGGTTCAAATAATAATCCGCGCTTAGTTCATACAATTCTTGATGATTTCCGTAGAGGTGATTTTCAAAAATCGGTTAAACAAGATTATTCTGATTTAAAAGATTTTTATCTTCACGAAGAACGAAAGAATCGTTTGCAGAATATGAACGGCTTTAAGCGGTTTTTTTATTCTGTTGGCTGGCTGCTCAAAGAACTTTTCTTAAAACTAACACCTACAAGACGAATTCTGTTAATATTAGGACTAATAATGGTATTAGCCAATAGACCAGAGAAGCCGAATAGTTTCTTGGAATTAGGAGCACTGGTTCTTCTTTTTATCATTATGCTTGAATTGAAAGACAAATTGATCGCCAAAAGCGAATTAGAAGCAGGAAGAAAAGTGCAGGATGCGCTTAAACCCCAAATGAAACCGGATGTTCCAGGCTGGGATGCCTGGCTATATACACAATCGGCCAACGACGTCGGCGGAGACCTGGTTGATTTTATTAAGCTTGAAGAAAACAGGTTTGGCTTTGCGCTGGGCGATGTTGCAGGTAAAGGATTAAGTGCTGCCCTGCTGATGGCTAAATTGCAGGCTACTTTAAGAGCAGTAGTTTCAGATTTCAAATCACTTTCTGAATTGGCAGAAAAAGTAAACCGGATATTTCATCGTGATGGACTAAGAAATATTTTTGCATCTCTAGTTTACCTGGAAGTAAAAGGGAACTCAAGCGAAGTAAGATTTTTTAATGCCGGACATTTTCCACCTGTTATTGTTAAAGGAAATGAAACAATTGAATTATCCCGCGGTTCAGCTGCTTTAGGAATTATGGTAAACGCACATTTTACAGAGCAGACATTGGAAATTGAAAAGGACAACTTTCTTGTAATATATTCAGATGGTATAACTGAAGCCTGTAATGAATATGGTGCTTTTTATGGGAACAATCGGTTAAATGCTATTCTTAAAAATTTTAGTGGCTTATCTGCCGAACAAGCAGGAAATAGAATTCTAACTTCAGTTGTTCGTTTTGTTGGAAATGCAAAACAACATGATGATCTTTCGATAATAATACTAAAAAAGATAAATTGA